The window GGCAGGGTCGGATTGACCGACAGCGACAGATCGTTGAAACGGAGAAGGTTATCCGGCAGCAATTTTGCAGAGTTGTAAAGGCTGTTGACCACGGGCTGCGGATCATTGGTGAGCATGACGAGGTCATCGCCTAAATGATAAAGATCCGGCTCGGCAAGACAGGTCAGCGCGGTACTGGATTTTCCCGACCCGCCCACTCCCGCCAGTAGAACCGCCGTTTGATCGTTTCCCACTGCGGCACCATGAACCACGCTGCCACGAGGCGCAAACCATGCATTCAATAAAGATCGCAACGGGACCGCAGATTCCCAAACCGGCAACTCGTTACCATCTCGACAGCAGACAAACGCATTCCCATCCTGCGTCAGCCGACTGAATAAACCAATGCCCGGTTCAATCAAGGTCCAGCATGTATCGTCGCCCGGGCGAATGACCGACTGCAAACCGGTCCACTCCGCCAACGAGTACTCCACCGGCGGAGTGGCGCTGTCCCAAAAGTGAATGGTCAGTTCGGCCGGGCCACTGCCTTCAGGGTGGTGTCCCAAAGCCGGCATCAATCGACGCAGCAACGGCTGACCAGCGAACTTCAAACAAACCTGGCGTCCACCAATCGACAATCGCTTTTCGACCAAGCCATCAGTTTCAGCAACACGATCAAACTGCTGCATCAAAGCAGCCTGAGAATCATCGCGGGTTGTGGTTGTCGTCATGTCATCTCTCGCGATGATCGTGACCAATCACCACTGTCCTAAGGTTAGCGGGGGCCAGGAGCAGTCTGGTCGTCTTGGACCATCTGAGGCCAACCATCCTTGTCGGTGTCGTGGATGACGTCCCCGAGCAACATGTTTTTCATATCGTCGAAGACTTCCATCGTCGGTGTCCGCCAGGCCCCAAGGCTCTCCACCGTTTCGGAGCTGGAACGATCCTGTGATTCACAGATGAGATCATTCGCCAACAGTTGTTTTAAAAAGCTCTCCACTTCGGCAGCCGCCTCCGGAGGTGCTCCCTCAGTCGCGTCGACGATTGCCGAGACCGTCAACGGCTGCTTCTCAAGACGTTGCCAGATCGCTTCGGCCATCTCACGCAAACTGAAGTAGTTCCCAGTCGCGAAATGAATGACGATGGTTTCATCGTCAAAAGCATTGTGCGAGAGAGCTGGCGAATTGATCGCGTAATACATGACTCCGTCCATTTTCAGTCAGAAAGGTTGCGGGTTTTGGTCGTCACCCAATGCGTTTGCCGAGTCTAACGGAGCAGCGTTTGTCTGAGAAGCATCTGCGTCAGGCGGTTGCTATTCGTGAGGACACCCAACGGGTAGAACGGATCGCAAAGCGTTTGAGTGAGTCCGCAGAGTCTCCGCAGCGACCACGAACGCTCCGCAAGCAAGATTGGCAGATTCGGTGTTCAGCAAGCTATTTGAAAAGATCGGCACTTTGATCGGCCGAGATCCCAATGAACCGCATCGCCCATTCAGCCTGCAGGAAGTTCAACAAATCCTTCATCAGCATCATGACGCGTTGCTGGAGTTGTACGGTGTCCCGATCGAGGAACTTCGAGCTCGCCAGCTTCGGCAAAGGATCCTCGAAGACACTTCCTCGGCGGGCAACTCGCTATGCAATCCCCACACAACCGAGCGTGTATTCGCTGGTGACTGGGCGATCTTCACCCCGCTTCCGCCAACCGCCTCTGGCATCGCGGATTATGCCGCCGAACTGGCTCCGTCACTGGCTTCCCGACTGAACGCCATCTACATCATTGCCGACGATGCACCGACTCCGGAGCATTTCGGTTTCCCGTTCGAGCGACTCAGCGAATGGAAGTCCAATCAGGAACGCGACCGTGCGACACCTCGCCTGTACCATCTCGGCAACAGCCACATTCACGAATACATCCTTCAAGAGGCCATGCAGCAGCCAGGTGTGGTCGTGCTGCACGACTGGGTCCTGCACCATCTCTTCGAACAGACAATGCTTCGGCGAAGCGATTCAGACACCTTTCGAAAACTCGCTGTCGAACACCACGGGCCGCTGGGCGAAGTGATCGCCGATCTCGCCGAGCGTGAATTGTCAGGCGATGCCTTTCGGTTCGGCTTGCCGATGACGGCCCCCGCCCTGCAGAACGCGAAAGCCGTGATCGTGCATTCCTTCGAATCGATGTACCGAGTCCGAGACCTGCTACCCGATATTCCCGTTCAAA of the Rhodopirellula baltica SH 1 genome contains:
- a CDS encoding serine kinase; its protein translation is MTTTTTRDDSQAALMQQFDRVAETDGLVEKRLSIGGRQVCLKFAGQPLLRRLMPALGHHPEGSGPAELTIHFWDSATPPVEYSLAEWTGLQSVIRPGDDTCWTLIEPGIGLFSRLTQDGNAFVCCRDGNELPVWESAVPLRSLLNAWFAPRGSVVHGAAVGNDQTAVLLAGVGGSGKSSTALTCLAEPDLYHLGDDLVMLTNDPQPVVNSLYNSAKLLPDNLLRFNDLSLSVNPTLPRNPEKETYFLFPKFAEKLAMQRPLKAILLPRVSGETQTSLVSATQAEAWHAIVPVTLTLLGGTRPENIQSIVEIIKRVPVYRLNLGSDRSGIAPVIRRVLDGLETEAEVSR
- a CDS encoding PqqD family protein, with the protein product MYYAINSPALSHNAFDDETIVIHFATGNYFSLREMAEAIWQRLEKQPLTVSAIVDATEGAPPEAAAEVESFLKQLLANDLICESQDRSSSETVESLGAWRTPTMEVFDDMKNMLLGDVIHDTDKDGWPQMVQDDQTAPGPR
- a CDS encoding glycosyltransferase family 4 protein, which produces MFSKLFEKIGTLIGRDPNEPHRPFSLQEVQQILHQHHDALLELYGVPIEELRARQLRQRILEDTSSAGNSLCNPHTTERVFAGDWAIFTPLPPTASGIADYAAELAPSLASRLNAIYIIADDAPTPEHFGFPFERLSEWKSNQERDRATPRLYHLGNSHIHEYILQEAMQQPGVVVLHDWVLHHLFEQTMLRRSDSDTFRKLAVEHHGPLGEVIADLAERELSGDAFRFGLPMTAPALQNAKAVIVHSFESMYRVRDLLPDIPVQRIPLQYSRSTDCEETNASDVRKRLGMHPDRLIFVALGLATVQKRLDSLISTLAAIKEQIPPFELWVVGELPDSLGLRELTIESGLANHMHVTGRVDMNTFQAFIDHSDVVVNLRFPSAGESSATLIRAMGAGKPCVVFDSGSALDYPGDSLVRIPIEISSHAGLANALRSLACDENARQQTGSAAANHIAKWHAVDQCADAYANFMLSVTTERDEPSR